The segment ATACAACACATGGCGCTAGTCATTCACCAGACATTCTGCGATCTGAATGGCGTTCAGCGCCGCTCCCTTGCGAAGATTGTCGGAGACGACCCAAAGGTTGAGGCCGTTTGCGATCGATTCATCCTCCCGCACACGACCGATATAGACCTCATCTTTTCCGGTCGCATCGAGCGGCATCGGGTACAGCTTCTTCACTGGATCGTCATAGACAATCACGCCGGGCATGGCCGCCAGCGCAGCACGCGCCTCGTTAGCCTTCAATGGACGTTCTAATTCAACATTAATCGCCTCTGAATGACAGCGTAGCACAGGCACACGCACCGTCGTGGCCGTCACCCTGAGCCTCGGCGCACCGAGTATTTTTCGCGTCTCTTTTGCGATCTTGACTTCCTCCGAACAGTCCCCCCCCTCGTTGAACGAGCCGATGTGCGGCAACAGATTAAAGGCAATCTGATAGGGATAGACCTTGGCGGTGACGTCGCGAAACGCGAGCAAATCCTTCGTTTGATCCATCAACTCATCCATGGCCGCAGCGCCAGTCCCCGAAACCGATTGAAAGGTCGTGACCACCACACGCTTCACTCCCACCGCATCATGAAGAGGCTTGAGCGCCATGACCAAGGGCGTGGTCGTACAGTTGGGAATGGAGACGATTCCACGAGGCATGGTGCGCAAGGCCGCGGCATTGACCTCCGGAACCACCAAGGGAACCTGCTCATCCATGCGGAACACCGCACTATCGTCGATCACCGCGATGCCGGCGGCACCCAGACGTTGACCGTAGTCTCTGCTGATGGCATCCGTGGCCGAAATGAACGCCAGATCCACGCTCTCGAATGATGACGAATCTGTTAACTCCTCAACTTTCCATTCC is part of the Nitrospira sp. genome and harbors:
- a CDS encoding aspartate-semialdehyde dehydrogenase, with the protein product MIKKKPGYMVAVLGATGAVGKETLEILEERKFPLMGLRLFASKRTAGEVMTCQGKEWKVEELTDSSSFESVDLAFISATDAISRDYGQRLGAAGIAVIDDSAVFRMDEQVPLVVPEVNAAALRTMPRGIVSIPNCTTTPLVMALKPLHDAVGVKRVVVTTFQSVSGTGAAAMDELMDQTKDLLAFRDVTAKVYPYQIAFNLLPHIGSFNEGGDCSEEVKIAKETRKILGAPRLRVTATTVRVPVLRCHSEAINVELERPLKANEARAALAAMPGVIVYDDPVKKLYPMPLDATGKDEVYIGRVREDESIANGLNLWVVSDNLRKGAALNAIQIAECLVND